In Ovis aries strain OAR_USU_Benz2616 breed Rambouillet chromosome 13, ARS-UI_Ramb_v3.0, whole genome shotgun sequence, the following are encoded in one genomic region:
- the DSTN gene encoding destrin, with protein sequence MASGVQVADEVCRIFYDMKVRKCSTPEEIKKRKKAVIFCLSADKKCIIVEEGKEILVGDVGVTITDPFKHFVGMLPEKDCRYALYDASFETKESRKEELMFFLWAPELAPLKSKMIYASSKDAIKKKFQGIKHECQANGPEDLNRACIAEKLGGSLIVAFEGCPV encoded by the exons ATG GCCTCAGGAGTGCAAGTTGCCGATGAAGTATGTCGCATTTTTTATGACATGAAAGTTCGGAAGTGCTCCACGccagaagaaatcaagaaaagaaagaaggctgTCATCTTCTGTCTCAGTGCAGATAAAAAGTGCATCATCGTGGAGGAAGGCAAGGAGATTTTGGTGGGAGATGTTGGTGTCACCATAACCGATCCTTTCAAGCATTTTGTGGGGATGCTTCCTGAAAAAGATTGTCGCTATGCTCTATATGATGCAAGCTTTGAAACAAAGGAATCCAGAAAAGAGGAGTTgatgtttttcctgtg GGCACCAGAACTAGCTCCTCTAAAGAGTAAAATGATCTATGCGAGCTCCAAGGATGCCATCAAAAAGAAGTTCCAAG GCATAAAACACGAATGTCAAGCAAATGGGCCAGAAGACCTCAATCGGGCTTGTATTGCTGAAAAGCTAGGTGGATCCCTAATTGTAGCTTTTGAAGGATGCCCTGTGTAG